One window from the genome of Phocoena phocoena chromosome 15, mPhoPho1.1, whole genome shotgun sequence encodes:
- the UMOD gene encoding uromodulin, which translates to MKRLFSSTLMWMVVVVTSWVVIAAASDTSAARGCSECHSNATCSEDGAATTCSCQAGFTGDGLECEDLDECATPGTHNCSAPSSCVNTPGSYTCVCPEGFRLSSELGCTDVDECAEPGLSHCHTLASCVNSEGNYSCVCPAGYWGDGRHCECSPGSCGPGLDCVPEGDTLVCADPCQAHRILDEYWRSAQYGAGYACDSDVAGWYRFVGQGGVRLAETCVPVLRCNTAAPMWLNGTHPSSSEGIVSRRACAHWSGHCCLWDALVQVKACAGGYYVYNLTAPPECHLAYCTDPGSVEGTCEECSVDEDCKSDNGRWHCQCKQDFSITDLSLLERRLECGVNDIKLSLGKCQVQSLGFEKVFMYLRDSQCSGFTERGDRDWMSVVTPARDGPCGTVMTRNETHATYSNTLYLADELIIRDRNIKINFACSYPLDMKVSLKTSLQPMVSALNISMGGTGTFTVWMALFQSPAYIQPYQGSSVTLSTEAFLYVGTMLDGGDLSRFALLMTNCYATPSSNATDPLKYFIIQDRCPRTEDSTIQVEENGESPQGRFSVQMFRFAGNYDLVYLHCEVYLCDTVNEKCKPTCSETRFRRGGFIDQTHVLNLGPIIRKGSQATVSRAAPSSSGLLKVWLPLLLWATLTQMSQ; encoded by the exons ATGAAGCGGCTCTTCTCTTCGACCTTAATGTggatggtagtggtggtgacCTCTTGGGTCGTCATAGCTGCAGCCTCTGACACCTCGGCAGCGA GAGGCTGCTCTGAATGTCACAGCAATGCCACCTGCTCGGAGGATGGGGCTGCCACTACGTGCTCCTGCCAGGCGGGCTTCACTGGCGACGGCCTCGAGTGCGAGGACCTGGACGAATGCGCCACTCCTGGGACACACAACTGCTCCGCCCCCAGCAGCTGCGTGAACACCCCAGGTTCCTACACGTGCGTCTGCCCCGAAGGCTTCCGCCTGAGCTCCGAGCTCGGCTGCACGGACGTGGACGAGTGTGCAGAGCCAGGGCTCAGCCACTGCCACACCCTGGCCTCCTGCGTCAACAGCGAGGGCAACTACTCGTGCGTGTGCCCGGCGGGCTACTGGGGGGACGGGAGGCACTGTGAGTGCTCCCCGGGCTCCTGCGGGCCTGGCCTGGACTGCGTGCCTGAGGGCGACACGCTCGTGTGCGCCGACCCGTGCCAGGCCCACCGTATCCTGGACGAGTACTGGCGCAGCGCCCAGTACGGCGCGGGCTACGCCTGTGACTCCGACGTGGCCGGCTGGTACCGCTTCGTGGGCCAGGGCGGCGTGCGCCTGGCCGAGACCTGCGTGCCCGTCCTGCGCTGCAACACGGCCGCCCCCATGTGGCTCAACGGCACGCACCCGTCGAGCAGCGAGGGCATCGTGAGCCGCAGGGCCTGCGCGCACTGGAGCGGCCACTGCTGCCTGTGGGACGCGCTCGTCCAGGTGAAGGCCTGTGCCGGCGGCTACTATGTCTATAACCTGACGGCGCCCCCCGAGTGCCATCTGGCTTACTGCACAG ACCCCGGTTCCGTGGAGGGGACGTGTGAGGAGTGCAGTGTGGACGAGGACTGCAAATCGGATAATGGCAGATGGCACTGCCAGTGCAAACAGGACTTCAGCATCACTG ATCTCTCCCTCCTGGAGCGCAGGCTGGAATGTGGGGTCAATGACATTAAGCTGTCCCTGGGCAAGTGCcaggtccagagcctgggctttgAGAAGGTCTTCATGTACCTGCGAGACAGCCAGTGCTCAGGCTTCACTGAGAGGGGCGACCGGGACTGGATGTCCGTGGTGACCCCAGCCAGGGATGGGCCCTGTGGGACGGTGATGACG AGGAATGAAACTCATGCCACATACAGCAACACTCTCTACCTGGCAGATGAGCTCATCATCCGTGACCGCAACATCAAAATCAACTTTGCGTGCTCCTATCCCCTGGACATGAAAGTCAGCCTGAAGACCTCCCTGCAGCCAATGGTCAG CGCCCTAAACATCAGCATGGGTGGGACCGGAACGTTCACCGTGTGGATGGCGCTCTTCCAGAGCCCTGCCTACATACAGCCCTACCAAGGCTCCTCCGTGACCCTGTCCACCGAGGCGTTTCTCTATGTGGGCACCATGCTGGATGGGGGCGACTTGTCCCGGTTTGCACTGCTGATGACCAACTGCTATGCCACACCCAGCAGCAATGCCACAGACCCCTTGAAGTACTTCATCATCCAGGACAG ATGTCCACGCACGGAGGACTCAACCATCCAAGTGGAGGAGAATGGGGAGTCCCCTCAGGGGCGCTTTTCTGTCCAGATGTTCCGTTTTGCTGGAAACTATGACCTGGTCTACCTGCACTGTGAAGTGTACCTCTGTGACACCGTGAATGAAAAGTGCAAACCT ACCTGCTCCGAGACCAGATTCCGCAGGGGGGGCTTCATAGACCAAACTCATGTCCTAAACTTGGGTCCCATCATACGGAAAG GGAGCCAGGCCACAGTCTCAAGGGCTGCTCCCAGTAGCTCGG GGCTCCTGAAGGTCTGGTTGCCTCTGCTTCTGTGGGCCACCTTGACCCAGATGTCTCAGTGA
- the GP2 gene encoding pancreatic secretory granule membrane major glycoprotein GP2 isoform X2 produces the protein MSQLMERMAPVLWLALASCILTPASTEQQGYRNPTSASSYEQGLECGAPGTPEAQLCFDPCQNYTVLDEPSRSTENTGEVEKCDSDKHGWYRFVGDGGVRMPEDCVPVHHCQTAAPVWLNGTHPTVGEGIVNRTACAHWSGNCCLWKMEVLVKACPGQYHVYRLEGVPQCDLRYCTDPATTQDNCERTCRSKEECRFVSGTWDCFCRQDLNVSDVHSLQPQLDCQAKEIKVSLDKCLLEGLGFGHEVHAYLQDQNWNCSSMMQTEEDNWISVTSPARAGACGNILERNQTHAIYKNTLSLVNDFIIRDTILSINFQCAYPLDMKVSLQTALKPIVSSLNISVDGEGEFTVRMALFQDQNYTSPYEGAAVVLSVESMLYVGAILEGGDTSRFNLVLRNCYATPTGDMNDPVRYFIIRNSCPNKRDSTVYMEENGVSSESRFSVQMFMFAGNYDLVFLHCEISLCNSLKEQCQPSCSRNQFRSEGVAIDPARVLDLGPITRRGAQSLGVMSGTTSTAAFLVAWPMLLLPVLLAGLF, from the exons ATGTCTCAGCTCATGGAAAGGATGGCTCCTGTCCTGTGGCTGGCCCTGGCCTCCTGCATTCTGACCCCGGCATCTACAGAACAGCAAG GTTACAGAAACCCCACCAGTGCCAGTTCCTATGAGCAGGGCTTGGAGTGTGGAGCCCCTGGCACCCCAGAGGCGCAGCTCTGTTTTGACCCCTGCCAGAATTACACCGTACTGGATGAACCCTCCCGAAGCACAGAGAACACGGGAGAAGTCGAGAAATGTGACAGTGACAAGCACGGCTGGTACCGATTTGTGGGAGATGGAGGAGTGAGGATGCCGGAGGACTGCGTCCCCGTGCACCACTGCCAGACGGCTGCTCCCGTGTGGCTGAATGGCACCCACCCCACCGTCGGGGAGGGCATCGTCAACCGTACCGCCTGTGCCCACTGGAGTGGCAACTGCTGCCTCTGGAAGATGGAGGTGCTGGTGAAGGCCTGCCCGGGCCAGTACCACGTGTACCGGTTGGAGGGCGTCCCGCAGTGTGATCTGAGATATTGCACAG ACCCCGCCACCACGCAGGACAACTGTGAGAGGACCTGCCGCTCCAAGGAGGAGTGTCGCTTCGTCAGCGGCACCTGGGACTGCTTCTGCAGACAGGACCTCAATGTCTCCG ATGTGCACAGTTTGCAGCCCCAGCTGGACTGTCAGGCCAAGGAGATCAAAGTGTCCCTGGACAAGTGTCTGCTGGAAGGCCTGGGTTTCGGGCACGAGGTCCATGCCTACCTTCAGGACCAGAACTGGAACTGCAGCAGTATGATGCAAACAGAGGAGGACAACTGGATATCGGTGACCAGCCCCGCCCGGGCCGGGGCCTGCGGAAACATCCTGGAG AGAAACCAAACCCATGCCATCTACAAAAACACCCTCTCCTTGGTCAACGATTTCATCATCAGAGACACCATCCTCAGCATCAACTTCCAGTGTGCCTACCCGCTGGACATGAAAGTCAGCCTCCAAACTGCCCTGAAGCCCATCGTAAG TTCCTTGAACATCAGTGTGGACGGGGAGGGAGAGTTCACTGTCAGGATGGCCCTCTTCCAAGACCAGAACTACACATCTCCTTATGAAGGGGCTGCAGTCGTGCTGTCTGTTGAATCCATGCTCTATGTGGGCGCCATCTTGGAGGGAGGGGACACGTCCCGATTTAACCTGGTGTTGAGGAACTGCTATGCCACGCCCACTGGAGACATGAATGACCCTGTGAGATATTTCATCATCAGAAACAG CTGCCCAAATAAACGTGATTCCACTGTCTACATGGAAGAGAATGGGGTGTCATCGGAAAGCCGGTTCTCAGTTCAGATGTTCATGTTTGCTGGAAATTATGACCTAGTTTTCCTGCATTGTGAGATTTCTCTCTGCAATTCCCTTAAAGAGCAGTGCCAGCCG TCTTGCTCGAGAAATCAATTCCGCAGTGAAGGAGTGGCTATTGACCCGGCCCGTGTTTTAGATCTGGGACCCATCACTCGCAGAG GTGCCCAGTCTCTTGGTGTCATGAGTGGAACCACCAGCACTGCAG
- the GP2 gene encoding pancreatic secretory granule membrane major glycoprotein GP2 isoform X3 — translation MSQLMERMAPVLWLALASCILTPASTEQQGPRDPATTQDNCERTCRSKEECRFVSGTWDCFCRQDLNVSDVHSLQPQLDCQAKEIKVSLDKCLLEGLGFGHEVHAYLQDQNWNCSSMMQTEEDNWISVTSPARAGACGNILERNQTHAIYKNTLSLVNDFIIRDTILSINFQCAYPLDMKVSLQTALKPIVSSLNISVDGEGEFTVRMALFQDQNYTSPYEGAAVVLSVESMLYVGAILEGGDTSRFNLVLRNCYATPTGDMNDPVRYFIIRNSCPNKRDSTVYMEENGVSSESRFSVQMFMFAGNYDLVFLHCEISLCNSLKEQCQPSCSRNQFRSEGVAIDPARVLDLGPITRRGAQSLGVMSGTTSTAAFLVAWPMLLLPVLLAGLF, via the exons ATGTCTCAGCTCATGGAAAGGATGGCTCCTGTCCTGTGGCTGGCCCTGGCCTCCTGCATTCTGACCCCGGCATCTACAGAACAGCAAG GCCCCAGGG ACCCCGCCACCACGCAGGACAACTGTGAGAGGACCTGCCGCTCCAAGGAGGAGTGTCGCTTCGTCAGCGGCACCTGGGACTGCTTCTGCAGACAGGACCTCAATGTCTCCG ATGTGCACAGTTTGCAGCCCCAGCTGGACTGTCAGGCCAAGGAGATCAAAGTGTCCCTGGACAAGTGTCTGCTGGAAGGCCTGGGTTTCGGGCACGAGGTCCATGCCTACCTTCAGGACCAGAACTGGAACTGCAGCAGTATGATGCAAACAGAGGAGGACAACTGGATATCGGTGACCAGCCCCGCCCGGGCCGGGGCCTGCGGAAACATCCTGGAG AGAAACCAAACCCATGCCATCTACAAAAACACCCTCTCCTTGGTCAACGATTTCATCATCAGAGACACCATCCTCAGCATCAACTTCCAGTGTGCCTACCCGCTGGACATGAAAGTCAGCCTCCAAACTGCCCTGAAGCCCATCGTAAG TTCCTTGAACATCAGTGTGGACGGGGAGGGAGAGTTCACTGTCAGGATGGCCCTCTTCCAAGACCAGAACTACACATCTCCTTATGAAGGGGCTGCAGTCGTGCTGTCTGTTGAATCCATGCTCTATGTGGGCGCCATCTTGGAGGGAGGGGACACGTCCCGATTTAACCTGGTGTTGAGGAACTGCTATGCCACGCCCACTGGAGACATGAATGACCCTGTGAGATATTTCATCATCAGAAACAG CTGCCCAAATAAACGTGATTCCACTGTCTACATGGAAGAGAATGGGGTGTCATCGGAAAGCCGGTTCTCAGTTCAGATGTTCATGTTTGCTGGAAATTATGACCTAGTTTTCCTGCATTGTGAGATTTCTCTCTGCAATTCCCTTAAAGAGCAGTGCCAGCCG TCTTGCTCGAGAAATCAATTCCGCAGTGAAGGAGTGGCTATTGACCCGGCCCGTGTTTTAGATCTGGGACCCATCACTCGCAGAG GTGCCCAGTCTCTTGGTGTCATGAGTGGAACCACCAGCACTGCAG
- the GP2 gene encoding pancreatic secretory granule membrane major glycoprotein GP2 isoform X1: MSQLMERMAPVLWLALASCILTPASTEQQGYRNPTSASSYEQGLECGAPGTPEAQLCFDPCQNYTVLDEPSRSTENTGEVEKCDSDKHGWYRFVGDGGVRMPEDCVPVHHCQTAAPVWLNGTHPTVGEGIVNRTACAHWSGNCCLWKMEVLVKACPGQYHVYRLEGVPQCDLRYCTVPVNPATTQDNCERTCRSKEECRFVSGTWDCFCRQDLNVSDVHSLQPQLDCQAKEIKVSLDKCLLEGLGFGHEVHAYLQDQNWNCSSMMQTEEDNWISVTSPARAGACGNILERNQTHAIYKNTLSLVNDFIIRDTILSINFQCAYPLDMKVSLQTALKPIVSSLNISVDGEGEFTVRMALFQDQNYTSPYEGAAVVLSVESMLYVGAILEGGDTSRFNLVLRNCYATPTGDMNDPVRYFIIRNSCPNKRDSTVYMEENGVSSESRFSVQMFMFAGNYDLVFLHCEISLCNSLKEQCQPSCSRNQFRSEGVAIDPARVLDLGPITRRGAQSLGVMSGTTSTAAFLVAWPMLLLPVLLAGLF, encoded by the exons ATGTCTCAGCTCATGGAAAGGATGGCTCCTGTCCTGTGGCTGGCCCTGGCCTCCTGCATTCTGACCCCGGCATCTACAGAACAGCAAG GTTACAGAAACCCCACCAGTGCCAGTTCCTATGAGCAGGGCTTGGAGTGTGGAGCCCCTGGCACCCCAGAGGCGCAGCTCTGTTTTGACCCCTGCCAGAATTACACCGTACTGGATGAACCCTCCCGAAGCACAGAGAACACGGGAGAAGTCGAGAAATGTGACAGTGACAAGCACGGCTGGTACCGATTTGTGGGAGATGGAGGAGTGAGGATGCCGGAGGACTGCGTCCCCGTGCACCACTGCCAGACGGCTGCTCCCGTGTGGCTGAATGGCACCCACCCCACCGTCGGGGAGGGCATCGTCAACCGTACCGCCTGTGCCCACTGGAGTGGCAACTGCTGCCTCTGGAAGATGGAGGTGCTGGTGAAGGCCTGCCCGGGCCAGTACCACGTGTACCGGTTGGAGGGCGTCCCGCAGTGTGATCTGAGATATTGCACAG TGCCTGTCA ACCCCGCCACCACGCAGGACAACTGTGAGAGGACCTGCCGCTCCAAGGAGGAGTGTCGCTTCGTCAGCGGCACCTGGGACTGCTTCTGCAGACAGGACCTCAATGTCTCCG ATGTGCACAGTTTGCAGCCCCAGCTGGACTGTCAGGCCAAGGAGATCAAAGTGTCCCTGGACAAGTGTCTGCTGGAAGGCCTGGGTTTCGGGCACGAGGTCCATGCCTACCTTCAGGACCAGAACTGGAACTGCAGCAGTATGATGCAAACAGAGGAGGACAACTGGATATCGGTGACCAGCCCCGCCCGGGCCGGGGCCTGCGGAAACATCCTGGAG AGAAACCAAACCCATGCCATCTACAAAAACACCCTCTCCTTGGTCAACGATTTCATCATCAGAGACACCATCCTCAGCATCAACTTCCAGTGTGCCTACCCGCTGGACATGAAAGTCAGCCTCCAAACTGCCCTGAAGCCCATCGTAAG TTCCTTGAACATCAGTGTGGACGGGGAGGGAGAGTTCACTGTCAGGATGGCCCTCTTCCAAGACCAGAACTACACATCTCCTTATGAAGGGGCTGCAGTCGTGCTGTCTGTTGAATCCATGCTCTATGTGGGCGCCATCTTGGAGGGAGGGGACACGTCCCGATTTAACCTGGTGTTGAGGAACTGCTATGCCACGCCCACTGGAGACATGAATGACCCTGTGAGATATTTCATCATCAGAAACAG CTGCCCAAATAAACGTGATTCCACTGTCTACATGGAAGAGAATGGGGTGTCATCGGAAAGCCGGTTCTCAGTTCAGATGTTCATGTTTGCTGGAAATTATGACCTAGTTTTCCTGCATTGTGAGATTTCTCTCTGCAATTCCCTTAAAGAGCAGTGCCAGCCG TCTTGCTCGAGAAATCAATTCCGCAGTGAAGGAGTGGCTATTGACCCGGCCCGTGTTTTAGATCTGGGACCCATCACTCGCAGAG GTGCCCAGTCTCTTGGTGTCATGAGTGGAACCACCAGCACTGCAG
- the GP2 gene encoding pancreatic secretory granule membrane major glycoprotein GP2 isoform X4, producing MSQLMERMAPVLWLALASCILTPASTEQQDPATTQDNCERTCRSKEECRFVSGTWDCFCRQDLNVSDVHSLQPQLDCQAKEIKVSLDKCLLEGLGFGHEVHAYLQDQNWNCSSMMQTEEDNWISVTSPARAGACGNILERNQTHAIYKNTLSLVNDFIIRDTILSINFQCAYPLDMKVSLQTALKPIVSSLNISVDGEGEFTVRMALFQDQNYTSPYEGAAVVLSVESMLYVGAILEGGDTSRFNLVLRNCYATPTGDMNDPVRYFIIRNSCPNKRDSTVYMEENGVSSESRFSVQMFMFAGNYDLVFLHCEISLCNSLKEQCQPSCSRNQFRSEGVAIDPARVLDLGPITRRGAQSLGVMSGTTSTAAFLVAWPMLLLPVLLAGLF from the exons ATGTCTCAGCTCATGGAAAGGATGGCTCCTGTCCTGTGGCTGGCCCTGGCCTCCTGCATTCTGACCCCGGCATCTACAGAACAGCAAG ACCCCGCCACCACGCAGGACAACTGTGAGAGGACCTGCCGCTCCAAGGAGGAGTGTCGCTTCGTCAGCGGCACCTGGGACTGCTTCTGCAGACAGGACCTCAATGTCTCCG ATGTGCACAGTTTGCAGCCCCAGCTGGACTGTCAGGCCAAGGAGATCAAAGTGTCCCTGGACAAGTGTCTGCTGGAAGGCCTGGGTTTCGGGCACGAGGTCCATGCCTACCTTCAGGACCAGAACTGGAACTGCAGCAGTATGATGCAAACAGAGGAGGACAACTGGATATCGGTGACCAGCCCCGCCCGGGCCGGGGCCTGCGGAAACATCCTGGAG AGAAACCAAACCCATGCCATCTACAAAAACACCCTCTCCTTGGTCAACGATTTCATCATCAGAGACACCATCCTCAGCATCAACTTCCAGTGTGCCTACCCGCTGGACATGAAAGTCAGCCTCCAAACTGCCCTGAAGCCCATCGTAAG TTCCTTGAACATCAGTGTGGACGGGGAGGGAGAGTTCACTGTCAGGATGGCCCTCTTCCAAGACCAGAACTACACATCTCCTTATGAAGGGGCTGCAGTCGTGCTGTCTGTTGAATCCATGCTCTATGTGGGCGCCATCTTGGAGGGAGGGGACACGTCCCGATTTAACCTGGTGTTGAGGAACTGCTATGCCACGCCCACTGGAGACATGAATGACCCTGTGAGATATTTCATCATCAGAAACAG CTGCCCAAATAAACGTGATTCCACTGTCTACATGGAAGAGAATGGGGTGTCATCGGAAAGCCGGTTCTCAGTTCAGATGTTCATGTTTGCTGGAAATTATGACCTAGTTTTCCTGCATTGTGAGATTTCTCTCTGCAATTCCCTTAAAGAGCAGTGCCAGCCG TCTTGCTCGAGAAATCAATTCCGCAGTGAAGGAGTGGCTATTGACCCGGCCCGTGTTTTAGATCTGGGACCCATCACTCGCAGAG GTGCCCAGTCTCTTGGTGTCATGAGTGGAACCACCAGCACTGCAG